A region from the Vicia villosa cultivar HV-30 ecotype Madison, WI linkage group LG3, Vvil1.0, whole genome shotgun sequence genome encodes:
- the LOC131661008 gene encoding mitochondrial import inner membrane translocase subunit TIM8-like, with protein sequence MDLSDLNSADMQRFYSEEQQRAMINEMVAKMTSECWDKCITGTPGNKFSSSETNCLTHCAQRYMEMSMLIMKRFQSMQ encoded by the exons ATGGATCTTTCCGACCTTAATTCAGCTGATATGCAGAGATTTTACTCT GAAGAACAACAAAGAGCCATGATTAATGAAATGGTGGCAAAGATGACCAGTGAATGTTGGGACAAATGCATCACAGGTACACCTGGGAATAAGTTCAGTTCCAGTGAAACTAATTGCCTTACACACTGTGCACAGCGTTACATGGAGATGAGCATGCTTATCATGAAGCGGTTTCAGAGTATGCAATGA
- the LOC131661007 gene encoding uncharacterized protein LOC131661007 translates to MKTKYFIFVFFLCALNLIFIKAMEPCKDVDVIEDFKTRIEVNENEYWGKGGNHGDKRREYGDGYWGSWTEGGWAGGLPEKRKSNEHGGESKGENKEHSREEKGEPIGRRDGGGEKKEAHP, encoded by the exons ATGaaaactaaatattttatttttgtgttctTTCTTTGTGCATTAAATTTGATCTTTATTAAGGCAATGGAGCCATGCAAAGACG TTGATGTAATTGAAGACTTCAAAACAAGAATTGAGGTGAATGAGAATGAATATTGGGGAAAGGGTGGAAACCATGGAGACAAAAGAAGAGAGTATGGTGATGGATATTGGGGAAGTTGGACAGAAGGAGGTTGGGCAGGAGGATTACCAGAAAAACGAAAAAGCAACGAACATGGAGGAGAAAGCAAAGGAGAAAACAAAGAACATTCGAGAGAAGAAAAAGGTGAACCTATAGGAAGAAGAGATGGAGGTGGAGAAAAAAAAGAAGCACATCCATAA
- the LOC131657877 gene encoding uncharacterized protein LOC131657877 encodes MGGNNSRLINPNGGDVLPAKIRPLLGQRFEEFRKRRNNVQAEDNELSKKQLLKDNDGGSDGKCSDQNEVSEETQPQKEQQTIIHAVAIDKLSQVVPLPVSECENKEEKKEKKEEGPKGPIDKDVEKTTTEVNIGLSMQEKHDKDEGESKEEEEEEEEDEDEDDGRRIGPGSPSFKIYCVASNKKKEQESHDTHASAEQIPEKEDQNIAVYNKSHSTDDSDESEISESENASNSNDVVKETTPKKKGHNKRKKLEAMKKNLLNVKNIQKNRMNRMMGCAGNDRRSLLEDN; translated from the exons aTGGGAGGTAACAATTCAAGGTTGATTAATCCAAATGGCGGCGATGTATTGCCGGCGAAGATTCGTCCTCTTCTTGGACAAAGATTTGAAGAGTTTAGAAAACGTAGGAATAACGTGCAAGCAGAAGACAATGAACTTTCGAAGAAACAACTTTTGAAGGACAATGATGGAGGCTCTGATGGGAAGTGTTCGGATCAAAATGAAGTTTCGGAAGAAACTCAACCGCAAAAAGAACAGCAGACAATAATACATGCAGTGGCTATTGACAAACTCTCTCAAGTTGTTCCGTTGCCAGTTTCTGAATGCGAAAataaggaagagaagaaggagaagaaggaagAAGGGCCGAAAGGACCGATAGATAAAGATGTTGAGAAGACAACAACTGAAGTAAATATTGGATTGTCCATGCAAGAAAAACATGACAAGGATGAAGGAGAAagtaaagaggaagaggaagaagaagaggaagacgaAGACGAGGATGATGGAAGACGTATAGGTCCTGGATCACcgagttttaaaatatattgcgTTGCGAGCAACAAGAAAAAAGAACAAGAATCACATGACACACATGCAAGCGCCGAGCAAATACCTGAGAAAGAGGATCAAAACATTGCCGTGTACAACAAGTCACACAGTACTGATGATAGCGATGAAAGTGAGATATCTGAATCGGAGAATGCAAGCAACTCGAACGAT GTTGTTAAGGAGACGACTCCGAAGAAAAAAGGACATAACAAGAGAAAGAAGCTAGAGGCAATGAAGAAAAATCTACTGAATGTTAAGAATATACAGAAGAATAGAATGAATCGAATGATGGGTTGCGCGGGAAATGACAGAAGAAGTCTTCTTGAGGATAACTGA
- the LOC131657875 gene encoding uncharacterized protein LOC131657875, whose translation MDQQTTSNPLAKAAIARRLRRFILAQRRASRRHNLPRTPSAMQNPNTSSIQHESYSTHGSCSMGGNLRSNGTPISTHCQSLQYSTAHAMARKRRRIILSNRRNGLHHPNKENILLGGKDNPSTTVTPTSCNPRPLPENRSTLTNTAPSNRHLRGGAPLKRARLNLHATTNLLADFNEAVLQDRNTDVPSMSNARVNAVTQNANTATHATDEANSSSEDDNNLGENSDDDYDGVDNEPCVDAHLEQYSDIGDRVWECQFCHASMWYQERKEKSRHTTVPKFPKCCRSGKVVLPLLTNPPPLLQHLLHSGTSSESKNYQSNLRIYNAMFSFTSPEMKFDKTVADGRGPPTLRLHGQTCHRIGTLIPANGQTPQYAQLYIFDTDNEIDNRIKCFSDSDVVNRDVVGKLKDMLDDCNPHAKVFRMARDLLRGNPYLDLKIRLISDRPQDGRVYNTPTTSEVAALIVGDIDPDTTRDIIIHARNGHLQQITEFHPAYLAYQYPLIFVYGEDGYRKNILHNYEHEHEVRSINLNMQVVILT comes from the exons ATGGACCAACAAACTACTTCAAATCCACTTGCGAAGGCTGCTATTGCCAGACGTCTGAGAAGATTTATTTTGGCTCAGCGGAGAGCCTCACGTCGTCATAATCTCCCGCGTACACCTTCTGCCATGCAAAATCCAAATACATCCTCCATCCAACACGAATCCTATTCTACACATGGTAGTTGTTCCATGGGTGGAAACCTGCGCTCAAATGGAACACCTATTTCTACTCATTGCCAATCCTTGCAGTATTCCACTGCTCATGCAATGGCAAGGAAGAGGAGGAGGATCATATTGTCTAACAGGAGGAATGGCCTACATCATCCAAACAAAGAAAATATTCTGTTGGGCGGAAAGGATAATCCTTCCACCACTGTGACACCAACTTCATGTAATCCACGGCCTCTACCCGAAAACCGATCTACACTGACTAACACAGCCCCTTCCAATAGGCATCTACGAGGTGGAGCACCCCTAAAAAGGGCCAGGCTTAATCTTCATGCTACCACTAATCTACTTGCAGACTTTAACGAAGCAGTTCTTCAGGATCGTAACACTGACGTGCCATCTATGTCTAATGCACGTGTAAACGCTGTTACACAAAATGCTAACACTGCAACTCATGCAACAGATGAGGCAAACTCTAGCTCCGAAGATGATAACAACTTGGGTGAAAATTCGGATGATGATTACGACGGAGTCGATAATGAACCGTGCGTGGATGCCCATCTGGAAC AATACTCTGACATAGGAGATCGAGTCTGGGAATGTCAATTTTGTCATGCCTCTATGTGGTATCAGGAGCGGAAGGAAAAATCACGACATACAACTGTTCCTAAATTCCCAAAGTGTTGTAGGAGCGGAAAAGTTGTACTACCGTTACTAACAAATCCCCCGCCCCTGCTGCAACACCTTCTACATAGCGGTACCAGTTCAGAGAGCAAAAACTACCAAAGCAACCTACGTATTTACAACGCCATGTTTTCCTTCACGTCTCCGGAAATGAAATTCGACAAAACCGTTGCTGATGGGAGAGGGCCGCCTACATTGCGCCTGCATGGTCAAACATGTCACCGAATAGGGACGTTGATACCGGCAAATGGTCAGACACCTCAGTATGCTCAGCTTTATATTTTTGACACTGACAATGAAATAGATAACAGGATCAAGTGTTTCAG TGACAGTGATGTGGTGAATAGGGATGTTGTTGGTAAGTTGAAGGATATGTTGGACGACTGCAATCCACATGCAAAGGTATTTCGAATGGCGAGGGATCTTTTGAGGGGCAACCCTTACTTAGACTTGAAGATACGATTAATCAGTGATCGTCCCCAGGATGGCCGTGTCTACAACACACCAACGacatcagaagttgctgctcttaTTGTTGGAGATATTGATCCTGATACAACGCGAGACATCATCATCCACGCCCGCAATGGCCATTTGCAACAAATTACCGAATTTCATCCTGCTTACTTAGCATACCAATACCCTCTCATCTTTGTTTATGGAGAGGATGGATACAGGAAAAATATACTACACAACTATGAACATGAGCATGAGGTTAGGAGCATTAATTTGAACATGCAAGTGGTGATATTAACATGA
- the LOC131657876 gene encoding uncharacterized protein LOC131657876 encodes MTGNFKKDMLIDVIGVVDAIGYQQTGSGGKKLQVNFVLRDAANNTMNCTLWEDYAKQFFKFSEENASTSGPTVVLLLYAKVKEQGQYPLSVTNTFHVTKLLINPDLCSVKEFLNSFSKESLRTVSSQLSSHSQQYSRSSGSDNVRQSDTQKLLSKAVALPLSRIKQLREDTFCATVAKTRKIIASSYGWYYRCCHACTKSARGDKPPYECDNRHLTETEIYKYKIEVEGVHLETSCKLIFWDRECTQILGVSAAQMRDTMIQAGITDPLEFPLKLDAMTGLDLALRVRWQPSWDSCSVIMFVADKPFVKQFGAQWQPTQIKESVDEANTAAADDCDILTDLEITSKHNPDPQTPTAKRQNHDGSSESTTVCDGELSSTKLKKIIKLEKNK; translated from the exons ATGACCGGCAACTTTAAAAAGGACATGTTGATCG ATGTTATCGGCGTTGTTGATGCTATTGGATATCAACAAACCGGGAGTGGTGGGAAAAAACTGCAAGTGAATTTCGTACTGAGGGATGCAGC CAACAACACAATGAACTGCACCCTTTGGGAGGACTATGCCAAGCAGTTTTTCAAGTTTAGCGAGGAAAATGCTTCGACATCTGGACCAACTGTGGTTTTGCTTCTCTATGCAAAAGTTAAAGAACAGG GCCAATACCCCCTATCGGTTACCAATACATTCCATGTTACCAAACTCCTGATCAATCCTGATTTGTGTTCAGTTAAAGAATTCCTAAATAG TTTCTCAAAAGAATCATTGCGTACCGTTTCAAGCCAGCTCAGCTCGCATTCTCAGCAATACTCCCGCAGCTCGGGTTCTGATAACGTTAGACAGAGTGACACTCAAAAGTTGCTTAGTAAGGCTGTTGCTCTGCCATTGAGTCGGATTAAACAACTGCGCGag GACACTTTCTGTGCTACGGTTGCAAAGACACGAAAAATTATCGCTTCTTCCTATGGATGGTACTACCGGTGTTGCCATGCATGCACGAAATCGGCTCGCGGTGACAAACCTCCGTACGAATGTGATAATCGCCATTTGACTGAAACAGAAATCTATAA GTATAAGATTGAAGTTGAAGGGGTCCACCTTGAAACGTCTTGCAAGCTTATTTTTTGGGACAGAGAATGCACTCAGATCTTAGGTGTCTCTGCTGCCCAAATGCGGGACACAATGATACAG GCTGGTATCACAGATCCTTTGGAATTTCCCCTCAAGCTTGATGCCATGACGGGCTTGGATTTGGCTTTACGGGTTAGATGGCAGCCCAGTTGGGACAGCTGCTCTGTTATCATGTTTGTAGCTGACAAGCCGTTTGTTAAACAATTCGGTGCGCAATGGCAGCCTACACAG ATAAAAGAGAGCGTCGATGAAGCTAACACTGCTGCTGCCGATGATTGTGACATTCTTACG GATTTAGAAATAACATCCAAGCATAACCCCGATCCGCAAACACCCACTGCAAAAAGGCAAAACCATGATGGCTCAAGCGAATCGACGACCGTGTGCGATGGGGAACTTTCATCGACAAAACTTAAAAAGATCATTAAGTTGGAGAAGAACAAATAG